A section of the Fusarium falciforme chromosome 8, complete sequence genome encodes:
- a CDS encoding 2,3-dihydroxybenzoate decarboxylase — MLGKVALEEAFALPRFKERTRWWAGLFAVDPDKHAAEINDITEQRIKYMNEHGVGYTILSYTAPGVQDVYDPKEAQSLAVEVNDYIAGAIKEHPDRLGAFATLSMHDPKEAAEELRRCVTKYGFKGALVNDTQRAGSDGDDMIFYDGPEWDVFWSTVTELDVPFYLHPRNPTGSIHEKLWAKRKWLIGPPLSFAQGVSLHALGMVTNGVFDRHPKLQIVLGHLGEHIPFDMWRINHWFEDVKKPLGLDCKLTIREYFARNLWITTSGHFSTSTLQFCLTEVGADRILFSIDYPFESFSDACTWYDALAINDVDKRKIAKDNAKKLFKLPNFYQSED; from the exons ATGCTCGGAAAAGTtgccttggaagaagctTTTGCTCTCCCCCGATTCAAGGAGCGCACAAGATGGTGGGCCGGCCTCTTTGCAGTCGACCCTGATAAGCACGCTGCCGAGATCAACGACATTACTGAGCAACGCATCAAGTACATGAACGAGCATGGCGTTGGATACACCATTCTCTCTTATACAGCCCCTGGCGTGCAGGATGTGTATGATCCGAAGGAGGCTCAATCACTAGCCGTCGAAGTCAACGATTACATTGCTGGTGCAATCAAGGAACATCCCGATCGGCTCGGGGCTTTCGC CACTCTATCAATGCATGATCCTAAAGAAGCGGCAGAGGAGTTGAGGCGATGCGTGACAAAGTATGGGTTTAAGGGCGCTTTGGTCAACGATACCCAGCGAGCTGGCTCTGATGGCGACGATATGATCTTCTATGACGGACCGGAATGGGACGTTTTCTGGTCCACGGTGACCGAACTAGACGTCCCCTTCTACCTCCATCCCCGAAATCCCACTGGAAGTATCCATGAAAAGCTCTGGGCGAAGCGCAAGTGGTTGATTGGCCCTCCCCTGAGCTTTGCCCAAGGAGTCAGCCTTCACGCTCTAGGCATGGTTACCAATGGTGTTTTTGATCGGCACCCCAAGCTTCAGATTGTCCTGGGTCACCTGGGAGAGCATATTCCCTTCGATATGTGGCGTATCAACCATTGGTTTGAGGATGTTAAGAAGCCACTTGGCCTTGACTGCAAGTTGACAATCCGAGAATATTTCGCTCGCAACCTTTGGATCACGACTAGCGGCCACTTTTCGACATCTACTCTTCAGTTCTGTCTTACAGAAGTTGGAGCTGATAGGATTCTCTTCTCGATCGACTACCCATTCGAGTCATTCTCGGATGCCTGCACCTGGTACGATGCACTTGCGATTAACGATGTGGACAAGAGGAAGATTGCAAAGGACAACGCCAAGAAGCTTTTCAAGCTTCCTAACTTTTACCAAAGCGAGGATTAA
- a CDS encoding HpcH-HpaI domain-containing protein produces the protein MDYHSPLTTTVHNPQLRLLNALRADSGPIMTFLGLPSSRTAQLVASTDLDGIIIDCEHGHISDDSMHNSITAISSQGVSPLVRIRMTHADLIKRALDAGAHGIVVPMVNTADDARAVVQNAKFPPQGIRGQGSAFPGFALGIDIPTYMKTANETLITCLQIESKLGVENADAICAVPGVDMLFIGPNDLALSVLGYVPAKGDEPEFVEAIEKIVSAAKKHGKWVGRLSNDGASAKKHLEVFDTVALGYDVRAIQNWYRAELKTARS, from the exons ATGGACTACCACTCACCCCTCACAACCACCGTTCACAACCCACAATTGCGGCTCCTCAACGCCCTCCGCGCCGATTCAGGACCAATAATGACCTTTCTTGGACTTCCATCCTCTCGTACTGCTCAACTAGTAGCCTCAACCGACCTAgacggcatcatcatcgattGTGAGCATGGGCACATAAGCGACGACTCAATGCACAACTCCATCACGGCGATCTCTTCACAAGGCGTCTCCCCACTTGTTCGTATTAGGATGACCCACGCAGATCTGATCAAGCGCGCTCTGGACGCTGGTGCTCATGGAATCGTTGTTCCCATGGTCAATACTGCCGACGACGCCAGGGCTGTGGTTCAGAATGCCAAGTTTCCTCCTCAGGGTATAAGGGGGCAAGGCTCAGCATTTCCCGGATTCGCACTTGGTATTGATATCCCGACATACATGAAGACTGCCAATGAGACTCTTATTACTTGTCTACAAATCGAGTCCAAGCTGGGTGTTGAGAACGCTGATGCCATCTGTGCAGTGCCCGGCGTCG ACATGCTATTCATTGGGCCTAATGACCTGGCCCTGTCTGTTCTCGGATATGTTCCAGCCAAAGGAGACGAGCCCGAGTTTGTGGAGGCGATTGAAAAGATTGTCAgtgctgccaagaagcatGGCAAATGGGTTGGTCGGCTGTCAAATGATGGAGCTTCAGCGAAAAAGCATCTAGAGGTGTTTGATACCGTAGCATTAGGCTACGATGTTCGCGCCATTCAGAATTGGTACAGAGCGGAGCTTAAAACAGCGCGATCATAG